The following proteins come from a genomic window of Lolium rigidum isolate FL_2022 chromosome 5, APGP_CSIRO_Lrig_0.1, whole genome shotgun sequence:
- the LOC124652799 gene encoding protein PEROXIN-4 — MQASRARLFKEYKEVQREKSADPDIQLICDDSNIFKWTAIIKGPSETPFEGGVFQLAFSIPEQYPLLPPQVRFLTKIFHPNVHFKTGEICLDILKNAWSPAWTLQSVCRAIIALMAHPEADSPLNCDSGNLLRSGDIRGYQSMARMYTRLAAMPKKE, encoded by the exons ATGCAG GCATCTAGGGCTCGGCTCTTCAAGGAGTACAAGGAGGTGCAGCGCGAAAAGTCAGCTGACCCAGATATCCAATTAATCTGCGATGATTCCAACATATTCAAGTGGACTGCTATAATCAAG GGCCCATCGGAGACGCCTTTTGAAGGTGGTGTATTTCAACTTGCATTCTCAATTCCTGAGCAGTATCCTCTACTGCCTCCACAAGTCCGCTTCCTGACCAAAATTTTCCACCCAAATGTTCACTTCAAG ACAGGTGAAATATGCCTGGATATATTGAAGAATGCATGGAGCCCTGCGTGGACCCTACAATCTGTTTGCAGAGCCATTATTGCTTTGATGGCCCATCCGGAAGCGGATAGCCCACTTAACTGTGACTCAG GTAACCTCCTGCGCTCAGGCGATATCAGAGGCTACCAGTCCATGGCGCGGATGTATACTAGGCTAgctgccatgccaaagaaagagtaA